CATGGATGGTCCCTCACCGCCTTACCTTGAGGACGAACAGGCCCTGGGGCCGCAGCATGAGAATTCCGACGACCGTCAGCAGCGTCAGCACTTTCGCCATCGAGCCGCTGAGGAAGAATTCCATGGTGGACTGGGCCTGGGAGATCACGAAGGCCGACGCGATCGTGCCGAGCAGGCTCTGGGCACCGCCGAAAACCACCACCAGGAAGGTATCGACGATGTAGAGCTGCCCGGAGGTCGGCCCGGTCGATCCGACCATGGTGAAGGCGCTGCCCGCGACCCCGGCGATGCCGCAGCCGATGCCGAAGGTGTAGCGATCGACCTTCTCGGTATCGATGCCCACCGCGCCGGCCATGACCCGGTTCTGCATGACGGCCCGGACCTGCTTGCCCCAGCGCGAGCGGTACATCAGCACGCCGACCGCCGTCGTGATCATCAGGGTCAGCGCCATGACGAACAGGCCGTTGATCGGTACCTCGATAATGTCTGTCACCGGCAGCGAGCCGATCAGCCATTCCGGCAGTTCCACGCCGACCTCGCGGGCACCGAAAACCGAGCGGTAGAACTGCTGGAGGATCAGGCTGAGGCCCCAGGTCGCCAGCAGCGTGTCCAGCGGCCTGCGGTAGAGGTGCCGGATCATCGCCCATTCCACCAGCATGCCGAGCGCCCCCGCCCCGACGAAGGCGAGGGCCATGGCAACGAAGAAATAGGCGCTGAAAAGGGCCGGAATGTAGTTGAGGAAGAAGTTCGACGTGAAATAGGTGATGTAGGCCCCGAGGATCAGGAATTCCCCGTGCGCCATGTTGATGACGCCCATCTGCCCGAAGATGATCGCGAGCCCGAGGGCCATCAGCACGAAAACGGAAAACAGGATCAGCCCGGCGAACCCCTGCATGGCGAAAATGGAGCCGAGTTCGGCCAGCGTGTAGCCTTCGAACATGGATCGCTCTCCTGACGAATGGTGCTCCCGCACGGTCGGAGGGGGCGCGTCCCGCGCACCGGAGGCGGCGGGGACGCCGCCCCTCCGAACGCGCCTTCAGGTCACTGGTAGCCCTTGGGGAAGGGATCCGGCTCCATCAGGTCGGCGGTCTCGTAGATCACCTCGTACTGGCCATCGGCCTTGGCCTTGCCGACGCGGGTCTTGCTCCACAGGTGATGGTTCTCGTGGATGCGGACATAGCCTTCGGGGGCCTGCTGGAACTCGATGCCGGGTGACGCGGCCGCCACCTTGTCCACGTCGAAGCTGCCGGCCTTCTCCACCGTCAGCTTCCAGAGCCACGGCCCCAGGTAGGCCGCCTGGGTCACGTCGCCGATGACGATGTTCTCGCCCCACATCTTCTTGAAGGCCTGGACGAAGGCCTTGTTGTTGGGGTTGTCGAGCGACTGGAAATACTTCATGCAGGCATAGGCGCCGGCGATGTTCTCGCCGCCGATGCCGAGGATCTCGTCCTCGGTGACCGAGATCGTGACCAGGGTCTGCTTGGACAGGTCGATCCCGGCCGCCTTCAGCTGCTTGTAGAAGGCGACGTTGGAGCCGCCGACGATGATCGCGTAGATCACGTCGGGCTTGGTCAGCTTGATCTTGTTGATGACCGAGTTGAACTGGGTATGGCCGAGCGGGAAATACTCCTCGCCCACGACCTTCAGGCTGTTCTTCTCGATGTGCTTGCGGGCGATCTTGTTGGAGGTGCGCGGCCAGATATAGTCGGACCCCAGCAGGTAGAAGCTCTTGGCCTGCTTCTCCTTCACCACCCAGTCGATGCCGGCGAGGATCTGCTGGGTAGCCTCCTGCCCGGTGTAGATCACGTTCTTGGACTGCTCCAGCCCCTCGTAGAAGGTGGGGTAGTAGAGCATGCCGTTGTACTGCTCGAACACCGGCAGCACAGCCTTGCGGGACGCCGAGGTCCAGCAACCGAACACCGCGGCGGCCTTGTCGTTGACCAGCAGCTTCTTGGCCTTCTCCGCGAAGTTCGGCCAGTCGCTGGCGCCGTCCTCCTGGATGAACTCGATCTTGCGGCCGAGCACCCCTCCCATCTCGTTGATCTGCGCGATCGCCAGCTTCTCCGCCTGGACCGATCCGGTCTCGCTGATCGCCATGGTGCCGGTGACGGAGTGAAGGATGCCGACCCGCACTGTGCTGTCGGTCACCGCGAGCCCGGTGGTGTTGACCGCCGAGGTGGCCGGAGCCTGCGCGAAAGCCGCCCTGGGGAGCAGGCCCGGCAGGAGCGCCGCGGCGGGAAGGGCCGCCATGCCGAGCAGAAGCTTGCGGCGCAGGGCGGACTCGGGGCCATTCAATTGGGGGCTGGTCGGGGTGTGATCGGAAGACATGCAACCTCCTTGTGCGTGATCGGCGTCGGGCAGGTGCAAAGGTTCCGGTCGATGCCGCGATGCAGCAATACGGCAATTGACGTATATGCTAGTATTCAGGGACCGGGCTAACGTGTCCGGCACCCTTCATCGGGGAGCCTTATCAATCTGACGGCGGATCGAGGACGGATGGCGGCGCTCCAGAAGATCGTCAGGGTCCGGCGCACCTACAATCAGTGGGTCGCCAACCAGACCCTTGAGGACTTCGCGCTGCGCTTCACCGCCAAGGGTGCCCGGCGCTGGTCGGCGCTGCGGGTCGCCAACACCGCCCTGGGCGCCATCTCCTTCCTGGCGCTGGAGGCGATCGGCGGCACGGTGACGCTGAACTACGGCTTCACCAACGCGATGGCGGCGATCCTGGCGGTGGGTCTGCTGATCTTCTTCACGGCCCTGCCGATCAGCTACTACGCCGCCCGCTATGGGGTGGACATCGACCTGCTGACCCGGGGCGCCGGGTTCGGCTATATCGGCTCGACCATCACGTCGCTGATCTATGCCTCCTTCACCTTCA
This Skermanella mucosa DNA region includes the following protein-coding sequences:
- the urtA gene encoding urea ABC transporter substrate-binding protein; amino-acid sequence: MSSDHTPTSPQLNGPESALRRKLLLGMAALPAAALLPGLLPRAAFAQAPATSAVNTTGLAVTDSTVRVGILHSVTGTMAISETGSVQAEKLAIAQINEMGGVLGRKIEFIQEDGASDWPNFAEKAKKLLVNDKAAAVFGCWTSASRKAVLPVFEQYNGMLYYPTFYEGLEQSKNVIYTGQEATQQILAGIDWVVKEKQAKSFYLLGSDYIWPRTSNKIARKHIEKNSLKVVGEEYFPLGHTQFNSVINKIKLTKPDVIYAIIVGGSNVAFYKQLKAAGIDLSKQTLVTISVTEDEILGIGGENIAGAYACMKYFQSLDNPNNKAFVQAFKKMWGENIVIGDVTQAAYLGPWLWKLTVEKAGSFDVDKVAAASPGIEFQQAPEGYVRIHENHHLWSKTRVGKAKADGQYEVIYETADLMEPDPFPKGYQ
- the urtB gene encoding urea ABC transporter permease subunit UrtB, encoding MFEGYTLAELGSIFAMQGFAGLILFSVFVLMALGLAIIFGQMGVINMAHGEFLILGAYITYFTSNFFLNYIPALFSAYFFVAMALAFVGAGALGMLVEWAMIRHLYRRPLDTLLATWGLSLILQQFYRSVFGAREVGVELPEWLIGSLPVTDIIEVPINGLFVMALTLMITTAVGVLMYRSRWGKQVRAVMQNRVMAGAVGIDTEKVDRYTFGIGCGIAGVAGSAFTMVGSTGPTSGQLYIVDTFLVVVFGGAQSLLGTIASAFVISQAQSTMEFFLSGSMAKVLTLLTVVGILMLRPQGLFVLKVRR